In the genome of Anabas testudineus chromosome 4, fAnaTes1.2, whole genome shotgun sequence, one region contains:
- the pdzk1ip1 gene encoding PDZK1-interacting protein 1: protein MRKLSAVISCWSLIVGAVMAQTDQAQTSDRLLPQWLTGIIAVSGFLFLTFVGFLVKKAWCEESSRGNTTVESERENQSVMTNGNTMETSLEMVRSKEDVNTYDNLVIDSSEDKVTAM from the exons ATGAGGAAACTCTCTGCAGTGATTTCCTGCTGGTCACTGATTGTTGGAGCCGTGATGGCCCAAACAG ATCAGGCTCAGACCAGCGACCGTCTCCTGCCTCAGTGGCTCACTGGCATCATCGCTGTGTCCggcttcctcttcctcaccttcGTCGGGTTCTTGGTGAAGAAGGCCTGGTGTGAGGAGTCCAGCAG gggAAACACCACTGtggagtcagagagagaaaaccaaTCAGTCATGACCAATGGAAACACGATGGAAACCAGTCTGGAAATGGTCAG GAGCAAAGAAGACGTCAACACCTACGACAACCTGGTGATTGACAGCTCAGAAGACAAAGTTACTGCCATGTGA